TCCGGAAGTACAACCGGTACGAGAAGCGCATCTCTAAAATCCACGCCCACAACCCCCCCTGCATCCAGGCAAAAGTCGGGGACCTTGTGAAGATTGCTGAATGCAGACCGCTCTCGAAGAGCACGACGTATGTTGTTGTCGAGGTGGAGCAGCCATGAAGGCAAAGCAGTCTAAGACGCCGAGATCGCTTGCAACCGGAACCCGGCTTGCATGCGCAGATAACACCGGTGCAAGGACAGTACAGATCATCTCTGTCTTTGGCTACCACGGTGTACGGCGCCGCCAGCCCAAACTGGGTCTCGGGGACCTCTGCACGGCCAGTGTCCAGAAGGGCACTCCCGACATGAGGAGGAAACTCGTCCGGGCAGTAGTCATCCGCGCGAAGAAGGAAATGCGCCGCCCCAACGGGCTCCGTGTCTCCTTTGACGACAACGCAGTAGTCGTTGTGGATGAAAAGAACGAACCCAAAGGAACCGAGATCAAGGGACCGGTCGCCCGTGAAGTGGCAGAACGGTACCCGAAGCTCGGGTCCATGGCGACAATCATTGTGTAAGGGGGAAAACATATGGTCAGAGTAATCAGTTCACAGCCGCGCAAACAGAGAAAGGCGCGGTACGATGCACCCGCACACATGAGGTCGAAATTCCTCAACGCGCCGCTCTCGGACGCGCTCAAGGAAAAATATTCCAAGAAGACCCTGCGCGTTGTTAAGGGTGACACCGTTAAGATCACCCGTGGCGACCATGTCGGCGAGGAAGGAGTTGTCGACGGCGTCGACACTACCAACTCAAAACTCATCGTGCACGGTGTCACATCCACGAAGGTTGACGGCACCGAGGTCCCGCGCCCGGTCGATGCATCCAAGGTGGAGATCACCAAGCTCAAGCTCGATGACAAGCGCCGCGTTGAAAAACTTGGGGGTAAGGAGTAATGTCAGATCACTTAAAGAGGCTTAACGCGCCCGACTCCTGGCATATCACGAAGAAGACCACGACGTTCGTGGCAAAGACTGCACCCGGCCCGCACAATGCTAACGCGATGCCGGTCGCAGTCTGGCTCCGTGACCAGCAGGGCCTTGCCCGCACCATGAAGGAAGTCAAGCAGATCCTCAAGCAGAAGGATGTTGTCATCAACGGCAAACCCTGCCGCGACCCCAAGATGGGGATCGGCATCTTCGATGTCATCGCCCTTCCCCGGGTCGGCAAGTACTTCAGGATCCTCCGGGACCTCAAGGGCCGGCACAAGACGGTCGAGATCGATGCAGAGGCAGCCCAGAAGCGCCTGTGCAAGATCGAGAACAAGACGGTTGTTTCCGGCGGCAAGGTTCAGCTCAACCTCAGGTACGGCGCAAACATCCTTGCCGACAACACCTACAAGTCCAACGATTCGATCGTTATCTCGCTCAAACCCGAGGACCGGTTTAAGATCCTCGAGCACTTCCCGTTCGCGACAGGCAACATGGCGACGATCATCGGCGGCAAGCACTCCGGCAAGGTTGCCCGTATTGTCGAGATCATCAATACGCCGGGCAGCGTCCCGAACAAGGTTATCCTTGAAGACGAGAAGACCAAGGAGCGTTTCGACACGATCACGCCCTATATCTACATGGTCGGAAAGGAAACCGTCTCAAAGACCAGCTGGGGGCTTGAACAGTGACCGCAATGCGTAATGTCCACATCGACAAAGTTGTCGTCCACATGGGTGTCGGCGAGAGCGGTGAAAGGCTCGTCAAGGCCGAGAATATCATGAAGACGATCACCAAGCAGACCCCGATCCGCACCATCGCGAAGATGACGCAGCCGGCGTTCTCCATCAGGAAGGGCGCTCCGATCGGGTGCAAGGTCACGCTCCGCGGCCAGCCGGCCGAGGACTTCTTAAAGACGGCCTTAACTATCGTCAACAAGACGGTCTTTGAGAGCCAGTTCGACAAGAGCGGGAACTTCTCGTTTGGTATCGAGGAGCACACCGACTTCCCCGGCATGTCCTACGACCCGCAGATCGGTATCTTCGGGATGGATGTCAATGTCGTGCTGGAAAGGAACGGCATCAGGATCACCCGCCGGAGAATGCAGCAGAAGAAGCTGCCCGAGAAACAGCGCGTGAAAAAGGAAGATGCAATCGCGTTCCTCAAGGAGGAATACTCGGCGGAGGTGCGCTAAATGGGTGGCGAAAGGAAGAAGATCTACGGTCGCGGTGCGAACGAGTGCAAGATGTGCGGGCGCAAGCAGGGGCTTGTCCGCCGGTACCACATCATGTTCTGCCGTCAGTGCTTCCGTGAGTGGGCACAGAAGATGGGCTTTAAGAAGATGAACTAAGGGAGTGAGCAAGATGACACGATTAAACACCATCGCAGACGGGATGAGTGCGTTAAAGAACGCAGGCGACACCGGTAAATCCGAGGTTACCATTGAACCCGCAAGCAAGCTCCTCGGCGCAATGCTGCGCATCATGCAGGAAGCCGGCTACATCTCCGGTTTCGAGTTCATCGAGGACGGCCGCGGCGGCCAGCTCAAGGTGCACCTCACCGGCAAGATCAACAAATGCGGCGCTATCTGCCCGCGTTTCTCGGTCCAGCTGGATGAGATGGAATTCTGGGAGAAGCAGTACCTGCCCGGCAAGAACTTCGGGCTCATGATCCTTTCGACCTCGCGCGGCGTTATGTCGCACATGCAGGCACGTCAGGAAGGCATCGGCGGCGAACTGCTCGGGTATGTCTACTAAGGGGAGATGTGAATCATGGCAAGCATAAGAAAAGTCAAGATCCCCGAGGGCGTCAAAGTCAAGCTCGAGGGATCGCAGCTTACGATTACCGGGTCCAAGGGCACGCTCGTCAGGAGCGTCCGGTTCCCCCAGGTAACCGTTACCTGCGACGACAAGGAGATCCACATCTCAACCGAGTCGGACCGTAAGGCTATCACCGCAATGGTGGGCACCTTCGAGGCACATGCAAAGAACATGTGCCGCGGTGTATCCGAAGGATTCGAATACCGTATGAAAGTGGTATACAGCCACTTCCCGATCCAGCTCAAGCTGCAGGGGAAGCGCCTTGAGATCGCCAATTTCCTTGGCGAGAAGAAGGCACGGTACGCAGATATCGCCGATGGCGTAACCGCCAAGATCGCAAACGACGAGGTCATCCTGACCGGCATCGACCGCGAACTGGTGGGGAACACTGCGGCAAACATCGAGCACGCAACCCATATCCGTTACCGGGACCCGCGGGTCTTCCAGGACGGAGTATACATGGTCCACAGGGGCTGAACTGATCAATGACAACGGAAACCAAGCGACTGATCCGTGTGCGCACAGAGAAGAGTGCTGTCTTCAAGCGCAGCGGGTTTGGTACAAAACCACAGCTCTCCGATTCCTGGAGAAAGCCCCGCGGACAGCACAACAAGCAGCGGGAACAGAAAAAGGCAAAGGGAGCACTGCCCAAGCCGGGATATGGAAGCCCGGTAGCAGTGCGCGGCATGCACCCCAGCGGGTTCTTTGAAGTGATGGTATTCTCGGAAAAAGATCTCGAGAAACTCGATATAAAGACCCAGGCGATCCGGATATCAGCCGGCGTCGGCGGGCGCAAGCGCAAGGCCCTTCAGGAAAAGGCAGCAGCGGCCGGCTTTAAGATCCTTAATACGAAGGTCATCAAGGACCTCGTGAAGAAGGAGAAGCCTGCCGAAGAGAAGAAAGAAGCGGCAAAGGACAAGAAAGAGACGAAGGACGCGAAAAAGGCGGCTCCGGCAAAGAAGGGCGCAGCAAAGGCAGAAGATGCCAAGAAGAAGGGCGCTGAAGAGAAGAAGCCGGCAGCAAAGTCTGCTTCCAAGTCTGCAAAACCTGCCGCAAAGCAGCCGGTAAAGAAAGAGGAGAAGGCCGCAGCAAAGCCCAAGGCAAAGGAAGCTGAAAAGGCCCCTGCAAAGAAAGCAGCTCCTGAAAAGAAGCCGGCAGCAGACAAGACCGGTGCAAAGAAGAAATCGTCCGGGGTGAAGAAGAATGACTGATGTAGCCGGCCAGAAACGCCTCGCAGCATCGCTCCTCAAGTGCGGTGTCAACCGCGTCTGGTTCGACCCCGAGCGTCTCTCCGACATCGAGAACGCCATCTCGCGCGAAGACCTCCGCGGTCTTATCACCGAGGGCGTTATCAAGGCGCACCAGAAGAAGGGCGTCAGCCGCGGCCGTGCACGCGCGCGCACCGCGCAGCGGTCATACGGTCACCGCAAGGGTGCCGGGAAACGCAAAGGTGCACAGGGTGCAAGAACTCCGAGCAAGCAGGCATGGATCCAGAAGATCCGCGCCATCAGGAAAGCACTCGTCGCACTCCGCGAAGAAAAGACGATCGACTCCCATCTCTACCGCGTGCTCTACCGCAAGGCAGCCGGCGGGCAGTTCCGGAGCGTCGCACACATGAAAGCTCAGATGGAGATCATCGCCGGGAGGCTGAAGTAACATGGCAACCGGACCACGGTATCTGGTCGCTTTCCGCAGGCGGAGAGAAGGCAGAACCGATTATTACCAGAGAACCAAACTCGTTGTCGCCGACGCACCCCGTATGGTTGTACGGCGGACAAACCGGCATGTTATCGTCCAGCTGGTCACTGCCGAGATGGACGGGGACAAGACCCTTGTATCGGCAAATTCGGCCGAACTGGAAAAGTACGGATACACCGGGGCAACGGCAAACACCCCCGCAGCATACCTGACCGGCATGCTCTTTGCCGCAAAGGCAAAGAAGGCAGGACAGGACCGTGCAATCCTCGATATCGGCCTTGCCCGGGCAACTCCCGGGGCACGGGTCTTTGCGGCGCTGAAAGGTGCTGTTGACGCCGGCCTCGAGATCCCGTACGGCGAGAGCATCCTCCCCACCGAGGACCGTCTCAAGGGTGAGCATATCGCGGCTTACAACGATAAAGCCAAAGATATCGTCAAGAATGTCGAGCAGGTGGCAGCCGCCATAAAGAAGGAGCTGGTGTAAATGGCATACGAAAAGGCAGAATGGCGCCCGGTCACCGGTCTTGGCAAGCAGGTCGCATCAGGAGAGATCAAGAGCATTGATCAGGTCCTCGAGAGCGGCCGGCCGATCAAGGAACCCGAGATCGTTGATATGTTCCTCCCGGACCTCGAAGACGAGGTCCTTGACATCGCCATGATGCAGAGGATGACCGACTCAGGCCGCCGGGTCCAGTTCCGTGCCGTCGTTATCGTCGGCAACCGGAACGGGTACATCGGCTTTGGCCAGGGAAAAGATGTCCAGGTCGGCGACGCGATCAAGAAAGCAATCACAAAAGCAAAGATGAACCTGATCAAGGTGGGCCGCGGGTGCGGCAGCTGGGAATGCGGGTGCAATGTCCTGCACTCTATCCCCCGGGAAGTCCAGGGAACCGCCGGCAGTGTCCGGGTCACCCTCAAGCCCGCCCCGCAGGGTATCGGCCTTGTCACCGGTGATATCAGCAAGAAAGTGCTCGAACTCGCCGGGATCAAGGATGCATGGACGTTTGCGCGCGGACAGACCCGCACGACGATTAACTTCGCCAAGGCAACGTTCAACGCATTAAAAGAAACCAACATGATCCGCACCGGGAGGTCGGAGTAAATGTACGCAGTCGTGCAGGTCCGCGGCGTGGTCAACACGCGCAAGGACATCAAAGACACCTTAAAGATGCTCCGTCTGCACCACATCAACCACTGCGTGCTTGTGGCAGACACTCCCGAAAACCTCGGGATGATCCGCAAGGTCAAGGACTATGTCGCGTACGGCGAAGTGGATGCAGCGACCTTAGAGACCCTGCTTTCGACCCGTGGCCGTGTTATCGGTGACGCACCGTTAACGGACGAGTACATCAAGTCCAACTCGACCTTTGGCAGCATCGTCGATTTCGCCCAGGCTCTTGCCAAGGGCGAGACCCGGCTGCGCGATATCCCTGGCCTCAAGCCGGTCCTCCGGCTTCACCCGCCACGGAAGGGGTACAAGACCACGAAGCGCACGCATGTTCAGGGTGGAGCGCTTGGCTATTATGGTCCGGAGATCAATACTCTCCTCTATAAGATGAGGTGAAGAGATGCCAACCAACAAACGTTCAAAATACCGCGGAACGCGGACGTGCGGCGGCGGAACCCACAAGAACCGCCGGGGTGCAGGTAACCGCGGCGGAAGGGGTCGCGCAGGCATCAATGCCCACCACTTTGTCAGGTGGTATAAGGAGTTCGGAGGCCCGGTCTTTGGCAAGAACGGGTTCTTCCATAACCCTGCGGTCTCGGTTTCCGCTATGGATGTCGGGATTATCGACCAGATCGTACCTTC
This window of the Methanoregula sp. UBA64 genome carries:
- a CDS encoding 30S ribosomal protein S17, which codes for PKQECKDVNCPCHGTLPVRGQVITGKVVSDKMMGTVVVARDYLHYVRKYNRYEKRISKIHAHNPPCIQAKVGDLVKIAECRPLSKSTTYVVVEVEQP
- a CDS encoding 50S ribosomal protein L14 translates to MKAKQSKTPRSLATGTRLACADNTGARTVQIISVFGYHGVRRRQPKLGLGDLCTASVQKGTPDMRRKLVRAVVIRAKKEMRRPNGLRVSFDDNAVVVVDEKNEPKGTEIKGPVAREVAERYPKLGSMATIIV
- the rplX gene encoding 50S ribosomal protein L24 gives rise to the protein MVRVISSQPRKQRKARYDAPAHMRSKFLNAPLSDALKEKYSKKTLRVVKGDTVKITRGDHVGEEGVVDGVDTTNSKLIVHGVTSTKVDGTEVPRPVDASKVEITKLKLDDKRRVEKLGGKE
- a CDS encoding 30S ribosomal protein S4e, with product MSDHLKRLNAPDSWHITKKTTTFVAKTAPGPHNANAMPVAVWLRDQQGLARTMKEVKQILKQKDVVINGKPCRDPKMGIGIFDVIALPRVGKYFRILRDLKGRHKTVEIDAEAAQKRLCKIENKTVVSGGKVQLNLRYGANILADNTYKSNDSIVISLKPEDRFKILEHFPFATGNMATIIGGKHSGKVARIVEIINTPGSVPNKVILEDEKTKERFDTITPYIYMVGKETVSKTSWGLEQ
- a CDS encoding 50S ribosomal protein L5, translating into MRNVHIDKVVVHMGVGESGERLVKAENIMKTITKQTPIRTIAKMTQPAFSIRKGAPIGCKVTLRGQPAEDFLKTALTIVNKTVFESQFDKSGNFSFGIEEHTDFPGMSYDPQIGIFGMDVNVVLERNGIRITRRRMQQKKLPEKQRVKKEDAIAFLKEEYSAEVR
- a CDS encoding 30S ribosomal protein S14; amino-acid sequence: MGGERKKIYGRGANECKMCGRKQGLVRRYHIMFCRQCFREWAQKMGFKKMN
- a CDS encoding 30S ribosomal protein S8, yielding MTRLNTIADGMSALKNAGDTGKSEVTIEPASKLLGAMLRIMQEAGYISGFEFIEDGRGGQLKVHLTGKINKCGAICPRFSVQLDEMEFWEKQYLPGKNFGLMILSTSRGVMSHMQARQEGIGGELLGYVY
- a CDS encoding 50S ribosomal protein L6; the encoded protein is MASIRKVKIPEGVKVKLEGSQLTITGSKGTLVRSVRFPQVTVTCDDKEIHISTESDRKAITAMVGTFEAHAKNMCRGVSEGFEYRMKVVYSHFPIQLKLQGKRLEIANFLGEKKARYADIADGVTAKIANDEVILTGIDRELVGNTAANIEHATHIRYRDPRVFQDGVYMVHRG
- a CDS encoding 50S ribosomal protein L32e; translated protein: MTTETKRLIRVRTEKSAVFKRSGFGTKPQLSDSWRKPRGQHNKQREQKKAKGALPKPGYGSPVAVRGMHPSGFFEVMVFSEKDLEKLDIKTQAIRISAGVGGRKRKALQEKAAAAGFKILNTKVIKDLVKKEKPAEEKKEAAKDKKETKDAKKAAPAKKGAAKAEDAKKKGAEEKKPAAKSASKSAKPAAKQPVKKEEKAAAKPKAKEAEKAPAKKAAPEKKPAADKTGAKKKSSGVKKND
- a CDS encoding 50S ribosomal protein L19e — encoded protein: MTDVAGQKRLAASLLKCGVNRVWFDPERLSDIENAISREDLRGLITEGVIKAHQKKGVSRGRARARTAQRSYGHRKGAGKRKGAQGARTPSKQAWIQKIRAIRKALVALREEKTIDSHLYRVLYRKAAGGQFRSVAHMKAQMEIIAGRLK
- a CDS encoding 50S ribosomal protein L18, translating into MATGPRYLVAFRRRREGRTDYYQRTKLVVADAPRMVVRRTNRHVIVQLVTAEMDGDKTLVSANSAELEKYGYTGATANTPAAYLTGMLFAAKAKKAGQDRAILDIGLARATPGARVFAALKGAVDAGLEIPYGESILPTEDRLKGEHIAAYNDKAKDIVKNVEQVAAAIKKELV
- a CDS encoding 30S ribosomal protein S5 produces the protein MAYEKAEWRPVTGLGKQVASGEIKSIDQVLESGRPIKEPEIVDMFLPDLEDEVLDIAMMQRMTDSGRRVQFRAVVIVGNRNGYIGFGQGKDVQVGDAIKKAITKAKMNLIKVGRGCGSWECGCNVLHSIPREVQGTAGSVRVTLKPAPQGIGLVTGDISKKVLELAGIKDAWTFARGQTRTTINFAKATFNALKETNMIRTGRSE
- a CDS encoding 50S ribosomal protein L30, encoding MYAVVQVRGVVNTRKDIKDTLKMLRLHHINHCVLVADTPENLGMIRKVKDYVAYGEVDAATLETLLSTRGRVIGDAPLTDEYIKSNSTFGSIVDFAQALAKGETRLRDIPGLKPVLRLHPPRKGYKTTKRTHVQGGALGYYGPEINTLLYKMR
- a CDS encoding uL15 family ribosomal protein — encoded protein: MPTNKRSKYRGTRTCGGGTHKNRRGAGNRGGRGRAGINAHHFVRWYKEFGGPVFGKNGFFHNPAVSVSAMDVGIIDQIVPSLLAQGIAKQEGDTIVLNAADLGIEKILGSGRVTKKLSITAAAYSEQAKAKIEKTGGKAQVA